Genomic DNA from Parambassis ranga chromosome 5, fParRan2.1, whole genome shotgun sequence:
TCTGGCCACCCTGTGAGCCCTGCGACAGGGTGCGTGAGCGAGAGCGGGACCCATCCatggagtaggaggaggagagggaggtggtGCGAGAGCGGGACAGGCGGGTCATGCAAGAAGAAGCCACTGTGGAGAAACGGAGAGAAGGACACGGACATGTATGTAGCGCAATATTTTTACTTTTCCCTCATGAATTTCCTTCTTTATTCTTAAATATTCAgatttttgcctctttttttaacacattcaATTCATACTTACAACAACAATGCACACAAATAAGTCTAGTAAAGCTGATAAATGTTCAGTACAGGTGACTTACTGTAGCCCATGCCCTGGATGAAATACttaaaagcctctgtcagtttagcaggctggaaaaaaaagttacaCATAAAAACTTTTGTTATTATTTCATCCACACACTAAAAACATCTCTCTGGACTAAAGCGCTCCTTTGTCAGTCAGTCTTATCGTTACCTGGGTCAGCTGAGGGAGGCCCCCTGCGTCGGCCATCTATGAGGTGACACAAGCAGCCGTGAGTAACTGTGAGAGTAAAGTCgatgaataaacacacatgtgaCGTTTACCTTTAGGAATGAGGTTGTCGTTGGGTCCAGTTTGCTGTTGCACTCCACCTGGTGGACGCAGAGAGAATAACAGTTAACCCTCAGCAGCTAGTGAAGCCTCCTTGTATaatgcagacagcagctgatggtaAAGCTTACAGCAGCGTCCTCGTATGGAGCCTGATCTCCCACCACTAACATCACTGGACACCTGAGGTTCACACAGGATCAGAGGTtaaacacctgcagacacacaggcttTACAGGGTTAAACAGAAAGGAATACTTACTTGAAGGTGCAGCTGCGGTCGAGGTTCAGGTCTCTACGGCTGGATTGAAAAACATGATGTTAGTTGTGgtgctgtgtgcagtgtgtgtgtgtgtgtgtgtgtgtgattacctgTTGTACGTCTTCCACAGGAGTTCCATGTTGACCAGATTAGGAGCTTTGGAGATACGATCTCTGTGAGACTGAACTAGATCTGTGTTTGATGACAGCTCctcctgtaaacaaacacactgtgaatgcTCTGACAGCAGGGAAACACAACGCTCTGTCATCAACACACAACGTTGTGTACTCGTGCGGTACCTGACTGAAGAGGTGGCAGAGGATCTGCTCCGTGAGGGAGGAAGTCACAGCGCTGAGCTGGAAATGGAAGACAGAGATCAGCACGGTGCTTCATCATTCTTTAACACAGCACATAATCAATActacaggaagacacacactcacacatgacacacacacacaaggtcacaTGATTTTATATACACAGCTAAACTTTGACTGGTAAACATTTCCTGTCAGGACAAATGAGAGAACCACGAATCTAAGAAAGGAGTCCAAACAGACggacaaaaatatatacaacaattcaaacaaagaaaaagaaacaaaaacacaacacaaacaagggAAGAGACACAGAATATGAAGTGAGCAGGTAAACAAGAAAAAGCTAAATCAACAAGcaaagagaaaaatacaaacaaactagtaagtgaggaaaaaacaacaattaaggaaacaaacacaagcatgaAAAAAGCGGGAAGAACACACAAACCTTCTGAGCAGCCCACTCCATCCATCCCCGTGCATTGGTATCAATGTTGACCAGAACCAGACCTTCCACTGAATCTGGGTTTGCGAGCTGAAGACAGTcaggaggaaacagaaaaaacaagcgATCTGCGTCTGCATCACTGCTTCATGTTAAACATTGACGGCTACTTTTTCTACGTCCAATAAAACAACAGACACGACAGCTGCGACAAACAAACATGATGCTCACTGTGAACTTGGAGAGGACGTATGCTCCGACTCCCACGCCCACTCCGATGACGGTACGGAAGCTGGCGGGAGGAGAAACACGCTCACTGTTTTTGGACACAACTTGATTTCTTTACTTTGTCCATACATCAAAAAGAGTGAATGAATGAGCAGCCCtttgtgatgtcataaggggagAAGCCCCACCCCCTGGATGTGATGGGTCAACTGTTGTAGCATTAAAGCACATTAACAGCCTATTGAGAAACTATTTTATCAATTCGAGGAGATAAAATCCCTAAAAATTCTTGTATAACAGTCAAACCCTCTCCCTGCTTAAATCAGccacacaacaacagaaaccCTACACATCTGCACTGAGGCcccgtccacacagagacaaagccGTTTTCGTTTCCAAAGCGTTCTCCACAAAGACGCCGTTGTTTCAGTAAATGCGTGTGTCcacaccaagcggcaaccttcggggctcaaagtggaagcccatgcggaagtgtcaaaacttgtaattcacgctgcaacagctgggggttggctccaaaagcgagtaatttcccatagactcccatgttaaaatggccgatttcacagcagaaaaaaacatgtttacagcctggtacaaaaaatcgctgtggtctcagatgataggttctcttctagtgtcaattgtagggggggtgaatttttttacaactcactcgtttcaatggtattctgacttaaaattacgcctaattatgggcgttgccgcttgagtgacagacagttgacgtatcacagcgtgagtttcctgcttccacgatcgcccgcccccctaaaccccgctcgtgctccccctctttgtccatattcggagttttagttgacgtgacgctgccaacatggcggcggtcatcacgtcccggaacctcccaccgagcctcaaaaccgctcttcagaaacaaacgggtgacgtcacggaggctctgtccatagtttttactgtcaatggtccacACCAATGAAAACGCTGTAGTACAcatgccaggcctgtgagtggcgctgtaacgTTACCACAGAAGAAAACACGGGGCATGCGATGTAAACATAATAAGGGATCTAAAAAACGTCTTAGTAATTGTCCACttgctgctcactgtgtgttaGCAGAGAAGCAGAAGAGTTTGCTGTTAAAAGCACAAACAAGCACCGTAGTTTGTTGTTCGTCGGAGTGAGCGCATGCGGGTTGAGGGcaaggtggagctgtgtcatCATCTGAAACGCCGAAACGATACAAAACTTTAGCAGATAAGACCGTTTTCGTCTCTGTGTGCACAGGGTCTGATTTAGTGACTTTCTGTATGGGTGTGAAAAAGTGAAAATCTTACttgaaaaactgcagcacagctgggaTCATGTCTGCGATGGTCTCCATGGAGGGATACTGGTAACtacaaccacaaaaaaaaacaatcaatgcaGGCAGTGTTTTCAGATTTGACCCTTTTATCATGTGGATTTAAAACAAAGAGGGGGCACAGCCGAGATGCTGTGACAGTACACAGTATCCCTCCGAACCTCTGAAATAATCACGCAAAGAAGAGCTGTGTTAAGAAATAAGGAGTGTGGAAAGGGAGAAGGGAGGATTTTATTTAAGCCTCCGCATTAGAGCAGAGATGGAAATGTTACGTATTTTTAGAAGAGATTAATTTTAAGCTTGCACAGAAGATTGTTTCCATTTCTGAGACGTTTTTTTAAGTTACAGCAGCACACGGTGGAAGTCGTACCCTGCCGGGTAGGCGGCGGCTCCTTCCTCCTGTCCCGGAGCATCGATATGAATCAAAGTGAAATTCTTTACGATCTCCTGCATCTCCTCGAACTTGAACAGAGTGGAGAAGCAGCTCTTACCTGCAAGGAGAGGAGTGAGTGAGAGACATTCAGAAATGATGAAGAGTCGAGAAACGACCAGAAAGAGCTACTACTCACTCTCCAGACCCACGTCGTGGAAGGTGAGGATGGCGGGCCTACGGGTGCTTCGCGTGCCGTGGAGGGTCACGTGCAGGACGCCGTGGGGGGTCTCGACAATGTGCTCCTGGAACAGAAACAACATTTAATATTTAGTTTGCAGTCATACGGCCtccaaaaacaaagatggagcCGTATCTTTCCAGACAGAATCAATAGTCAGTGTTAGTACCTTGACATATTTGACCACTTCCTGTAGTCTTCGTCAGAAGTCATGTGATGTTACCGTGACGTGTCTGCCTGCTGATTTATGCAGGTTGTTGCGCCATTCTCCTACTACTCTAGGTAGTCAGGGAACAGTAAGGTGACAGCAGTCTGGCCTCCTCAGCACAgcgtcccaggtgtgggacagtgtaaatgTCCCCTCGTCCCGATTCACTGTCCTATTGGCCCGCTTCCTGAATTGGGACGAGGGGACATTTACACTATAACACACCTGGGATGCTGTGCTGAGGAAGCCAGACTGCTgtaaatcagctggcagacacgtcaccggtaacatcacgtgacttctgacAAAGACTACAGGAAGtggtcgaaacatgtcaaggtactaacacacagcactggtctgactgaaaaaagaaaacttttatTATACAATCaatacttaaaggtagggtaggagattttgaaaactcagtgagagtcagccaaaTTTCGAAAGTTTCGAAAtttcatgcacgtacctctctggtgctcagaatgaaatctcctaccctacccttTAATGAATGTTTGTGCCAAATATAAACAAACTTCAACTCAAGATGTCGACCTTAAACTTTTACAAGACTGCAACAGCTTTAAAAGCAGCAGGATCCATACAAGCAACTTTAAAGTGAGTCGCGCACTTTATCCAGTCTCACCTGTCCTTGGTCCAGGAGTATCCTTGCAGCCAGTTCAGCATCCTGCAACAAACGGGGGAAAGTTCTGCTTACAAATGTGACATCGGACACATTTTCCTCAGACAGAAATGCCACTACCTGGCAGGTTTGGGTTACCAGAAGTGGGCTGTGGTTTCTCAAGTGTAtcaatgaaaagaaaaagccTCTACAGACAAAaccctcctctttcttttctttttatctcttTGTGGTAATTAGAGCCTCGCTTCCTTATCTGACGCCCACGCAGGCAGGATGGGCAGCATGACACCGCTGATGGAGCAGCGAGGGAGCCTCTTCAGAGGagcaggtggtggtggtggcatgCCAGGCATTGCGTGGAGGAAGATTGCCAGCGGGTTTTTAAATGGCCTGCTCATCTGCAAACCTCGGATCCATTTACCCTGCTAATGAATTACTAGCATCACAAGCTCTTAGGAAATTAGCAGTGTGGGAGGCTGAAGTggaggtgggtgtgtgtgcagatggagAAAATGGGGAGTCCTGGAAGTGTCCTGATTGGAGTGGACGTAAAGGCAGACAGGTGCAGTGTGGGAGGGGGGTTGATGGCATTAAACAAAACTCCTTTCACAACCAAGTGGGTGACCCACTTCACAACCCATTCATCAGCTCCTGAGAAGGAGTCCTGTATTATCAGCCCGTCACTGATTGTTCGCCATCAGTCGAGCTTTGATTTTTACGTCATATCTTACATAAACACTGATCCTAGGTTACAAAAAAGGGAATTTATTCCTTT
This window encodes:
- the ndrg2 gene encoding protein NDRG2; amino-acid sequence: MSQTYKNSKDITDSSAREVKFKAACQQGGDAMTTEMQEIAITEDKPLLTGQADSTKDAELAARILLDQGQEHIVETPHGVLHVTLHGTRSTRRPAILTFHDVGLESKSCFSTLFKFEEMQEIVKNFTLIHIDAPGQEEGAAAYPAGYQYPSMETIADMIPAVLQFFNFRTVIGVGVGVGAYVLSKFTLANPDSVEGLVLVNIDTNARGWMEWAAQKLSAVTSSLTEQILCHLFSQEELSSNTDLVQSHRDRISKAPNLVNMELLWKTYNSRRDLNLDRSCTFKCPVMLVVGDQAPYEDAAVECNSKLDPTTTSFLKMADAGGLPQLTQPAKLTEAFKYFIQGMGYMASSCMTRLSRSRTTSLSSSYSMDGSRSRSRTLSQGSQGGQMPPSPSQTMEVSC